AGCCCGGGTATACTTGGCTCCCTTACCACTATTATGAACGGCAAGGCGCCTCTTCACATCCGTTGTATAGCCCGTATAGTAAGACCCGTCGCGACACTCAACCACATACATATAAGCCTTATGATCCATAATAAATCTCTTGAATTTCTGGCGTGTAGGAACCATCATCATTGTGAACAATGAGTGGTGGCAAGACCTTGAAGCCACTCGTCGATCCATCCTTAATAGCTTCGATTAAAAGCATATTGGCTTCCTTTTCTCGTTTAGGATAGACAAATTGCAGGCGCTTGGGAGCCAGGTTATGGCGTTGAAGCATATCTAGAATATCCAAAAGTCGATCTGGACGATGAACCATAACCAAACGCCCATTAGACTTGAGAATACTCTGAGCACTTCGACAGATTTCCTTAAGATTAGTCGCAATTTCATGTCTAGCTAAAAGGTAGTGTTCACTCTCATTCAAATTGGAATGTGGATCCACCTTGAAATAAGGGGGATTGCACAAAATCATATCCACCTTACTTCCTTGGATGTGAGCAGGCATATTTTTCAAATCATCGCAGATAACCTGCATCTGCTCTTCCAAGCCATTCAACTGAACCGAACGCTCTGCCATATCCGCCAAGCGCTCTTGAATTTCTACAGAGAGAATTTTTGCCTTGGTACGACTACTTGCAAAAAGTCCAACTGCACCATTTCCAGCACAAAAGTCCACAATTAAACCCCGTTTAGGGAAGCGAGGAAAGCGTGACAAGAGAACACTATCC
This genomic interval from Streptococcus oralis subsp. tigurinus contains the following:
- a CDS encoding tRNA1(Val) (adenine(37)-N6)-methyltransferase, coding for MKEEQLLKSGERINQLFSTDIKIIQNREVFSYSVDSVLLSRFPRFPKRGLIVDFCAGNGAVGLFASSRTKAKILSVEIQERLADMAERSVQLNGLEEQMQVICDDLKNMPAHIQGSKVDMILCNPPYFKVDPHSNLNESEHYLLARHEIATNLKEICRSAQSILKSNGRLVMVHRPDRLLDILDMLQRHNLAPKRLQFVYPKREKEANMLLIEAIKDGSTSGFKVLPPLIVHNDDGSYTPEIQEIYYGS